From a single Accipiter gentilis chromosome 10, bAccGen1.1, whole genome shotgun sequence genomic region:
- the GCNT3 gene encoding beta-1,3-galactosyl-O-glycosyl-glycoprotein beta-1,6-N-acetylglucosaminyltransferase 3: MRLCDRTPLQARRRCAVLLSSLLLAAAVALRSATRPCPAAHPDAAAHPRCRERLYQALELSPGRRINCSGIVRGDEKAIREAQLSNLEVANRRASLTPGEYLNMTEDCSNFKETRRFIEFPLSQEEAEFPIAYSMVIHDKIEMFERLLRSLYAPQNVYCVHVDSKAPAAFQDAVRAIAACFPNVFVASRLEEVVYASWSRLQADLNCMQDLLRSPIPWRYVLNTCGTDFPIKTNVEIVRALKVLQGRNSMESEKASGPKRERWRYHHEVGKFIFRTATEKLPPPHNYPMFTGNAYIVVTRAFVQYIFENPTAQQFLEWAKDTYSPDEHVWATLNRMPGVPGATPQNDKFQLSDMNALPRLVKWQYLEGDTSKGAPYPPCAGQHQRAVCIYGAGDVPWLLQQHHLLANKFDPLVDNAAIQCLEEHLRHKALYGRGL, from the coding sequence atGCGGCTGTGCGACAGGACCCCCCTGCAGGCGCGGCGGCGCTGCGCGGTgctgctcagctccctgctgctggccGCCGCCGTGGCGCTGCGCAGCGCCAcccggccctgccccgccgcccacCCGGACGCCGCCGCCCACCCCCGCTGCCGCGAGCGCCTCTACCAGGCGCTGGAGCTCTCCCCCGGCAGGAGGATCAACTGCTCGGGGATCGTCCGCGGCGATGAGAAAGCCATCCGGGAGGCCCAGCTCAGCAACCTGGAGGTTGCGAACAGAAGGGCTTCCCTGACGCCCGGCGAGTACCTGAACATGACTGAGGACTGCAGCAACTTCAAGGAGACCCGGCGATTCATCGAGTTCCCGCTGAGCCAGGAGGAGGCGGAGTTCCCCATCGCCTACTCCATGGTCATCCACGACAAAATCGAGATGTTTGAGCGGCTCCTGCGCTCCCTCTACGCCCCCCAGAACGTCTACTGCGTCCACGTTGACAGCAAGGCTCCGGCCGCCTTCCAAGACGCCGTGCGGGCCATCGCAGCCTGCTTCCCCAACGTCTTCGTGGCGAGCCGCTTGGAAGAGGTGGTGTATGCCTCCTGGTCCCGGCTGCAGGCTGACCTCAACTGCATGCAGGACCTGCTGCGGAGCCCCATCCCGTGGCGCTACGTCCTCAACACCTGCGGCACCGATTTCCCCATCAAGACCAACGTCGAGATCGTCCGTGCCCTGAAGGTGCTGCAAGGGCGGAACAGCATGGAGTCAGAGAAGGCCTCGGGCCCCAAGCGGGAGCGCTGGCGGTACCACCACGAAGTGGGGAAGTTCATCTTCCGGACAGCCACAGAGAAACTGCCGCCACCCCACAACTATCCCATGTTCACGGGCAACGCGTACATTGTGGTCACGCGGGCCTTCGTGCAGTACATCTTTGAGAACCCCACGGCGCAGCAGTTCCTCGAGTGGGCCAAGGACACCTACAGCCCCGACGAACACGTCTGGGCCACCCTCAACCGCATGCCCGGCGTGCCGGGCGCCACGCCCCAGAATGACAAGTTCCAGCTCTCGGACATGAACGCCCTGCCCCGCCTGGTCAAGTGGCAGTACCTGGAGGGCGACACCAGCAAGGGCGCGCCCTACCCGCCCTGCGCCGGCCAGCACCAGCGCGCCGTCTGCATCTACGGGGCGGGCGACGTGCCCTGGTTGCTCCAGCAGCACCACCTCTTGGCCAACAAGTTCGACCCCCTCGTGGACAACGCCGCCATCCAGTGTCTCGAGGAGCACCTGCGCCACAAGGCCCTCTACGGCCGGGGGCTCTGA